The Xenorhabdus poinarii G6 nucleotide sequence GCCGAACAGGCCAGTGAGCAAGTCGTGGAAGTGGAAATGGTTTCTGCGTTTTCCCCTGATGATGTGTTGCTGGATATCCGTTCTCCAGATGAACAGGACGATCGCCCGTTAAGTATGGATGGCATTGAGATCCACTCACTGCCTTTCTATAAATTGAGCACTCAGTTTGGTGATCTGCCGAAAGAAAGAACCTATCTGTTGTATTGTGAGCGTGGTGTAATGAGCCGTTTACAGGCACTTTATCTGCGTGAGCAAGGTTTTGACAATGTGAAGGTGTATCGACCTTAACTTGTCTTTGTCTTTCAAGTTACTGCCAATCAAGGAGCAACTTGAAAGACATCATCTGCAACGAGTTTGACACTGTGTGAGCAGGTTAATGTCGTGGAGTCATTTGCGTCAACACGGATTAACGTCTGCCCGCACAAGTCAATCAAGCGTGATCACTGCCCCGATCTCTCCGCTGTCGTGAGCCAGGTAAATAAGGGCTGAGGCGCTCATATTCTTCCTCCTTCCGCTTAATGTAATGATATATAGCGATATTCTCTGTCACGGGTAAACCGTGGATACGGGCTCGCCGCATTAAAAAACCGGTAATGTAGTCTATTTCGGTATGCCGTTGTGCTCGTATATCTTGCAGCATAGAGGAGTGATTTTCAGCAGTCTGCTCAATCACATTCAAAACATAATCAATCAGGGTTTGTTTGGTGGTATGAATATTATCATGTTCCATCACTTGATGAATTTCATCACATAATGTCTGGATTTGTGCATAGTGATGCCGTAAATCACCATTTTTGCAATTATAGATGACGGAAAGTGGGTTGATGACACAATTGACAGCAAGCTTCATCCAACTGATAGCCTGTATTTCATTATGCCAGGCGACATCGGGCAGGGAATGATGTAAAACATCGGCCAGATGGCTGAGTTTGGCAGCATTGGCTGTTATAGCCCCAATGTGGGTGATGCCTTGTGACTTGTGGTAAACGATCCCATTTTTTTGGTAGGCGCCATGAGTCGTCACGCCAAGTAAAATGGGGTTCGGCAAAGGTATTAATTCGTCTTGGGTTCCCATCCCGTTATGCAGTAACAAAATGGGGCAATGGGGAGGCAGTTTGTCAATAAGGTGATTAATCGCATTAGACACTTGCCATGCTTTTAAGCAAACGAGGAGTAACTCACTTTCAGCGAGATGTTTTTCGTCATTGGCCGTAAACTGTTGATGAAAAACCGGGCCATCAGAACGTTCGATTTGGACGGAAATAACGGGTTGCGAAACTCTCAGCCAGCCCTGAACAGGGTGATGCTGTTGGGATAAGGCAGCAAGCCACAGTTTACCTATAGCGCCACAGCCAAGAACGGTGATTTTCATATTTCTTCCTTGAGGGACGCTTTCATGATACACCTCGACTCGTCATTGAATACTGACTGTTCTCAAAATAGGATAATTTCAAAAAGAACGTTGAGCTTCCCGAGTATAGAGCTTTTGCCAATAATAGAAAGCGGTTATCATGCCGGCTTATTGATTAGCAAGAGGTGACGGGCAATGCCATCATTTGATATTGTTTCAGAAGTTGATATGCAGGAAGTGCGTAACGCGGTAGAAAATGCACAAAGAGAGTTAACTAATCGTTGGGATTTCCGCAACGTCAACGCGAGCTTTGAATTAAACGAAAAAAATGAATCGGTCAAAATTGCCAGTGAATCTGATTTTCAGGTGAACCAACTCATCGATATTCTGCGTGAGAAATTTTCTAAACGTGGCATTGATGGTTCTGTACTCAACATTCCTGAAAATATGGTTCACAGTGGCAAAACATACAGTGTCGAAGCGACCTTACAGCAAGGGATTGATACGCCACAGGCCAAAAAGATTGTGAAGCTGATTAAGGACAGTAAGTTGAAGGTGCAAGCTCAGATTCAGGGTGAGCAAGTGCGGGTAACAGGTAAGGCTCGTGATGATCTGCAAAATGTTATCGCATTGGTGCGTGGTGCAGAATTGGGACAGCCTTTCCAGTTTACTAATTTCCGGGATTGATTTTTTTGTAAAATTCAATATGTTATTTTGAATTAATTAATTTCGGGTTTTCAATCTGGATTTTTAATTAATTCTTAAATCAGGTAATTAAAAGAGTACGGTGCCTGATCCTACTTATCATACACCGTACTTTTCTGTTATCAATTTCGCTTTGTTATCAATACGGTATCTTATCCATGCGATGAGACAATCTGTTCTAACTGTTCACGGTGAGTCAGTTTGGTGTCAACTTTGACATAGGCACTGAACTCTTCTGGTGCGATGACGACATCTTTAACACCCGCTTGCGCCAATATTTCTTCCGCCAACATATCAGGATTGCGTAGTTGCTCTGGTAAAACGAGCCTGATGCTGCTGACGTATGGAGGCTGACGTAATGTCAGGCTGATGATAAACCAGAGAGCAGTCAATGCTATTCCCCCCATGAAAACGAGAGATGCGCCTTGCAACTCGTAAAGCATTCCCCCAAGGCTGCCGCCTAAAGCAACACCGAGGAATT carries:
- the panE gene encoding 2-dehydropantoate 2-reductase produces the protein MKITVLGCGAIGKLWLAALSQQHHPVQGWLRVSQPVISVQIERSDGPVFHQQFTANDEKHLAESELLLVCLKAWQVSNAINHLIDKLPPHCPILLLHNGMGTQDELIPLPNPILLGVTTHGAYQKNGIVYHKSQGITHIGAITANAAKLSHLADVLHHSLPDVAWHNEIQAISWMKLAVNCVINPLSVIYNCKNGDLRHHYAQIQTLCDEIHQVMEHDNIHTTKQTLIDYVLNVIEQTAENHSSMLQDIRAQRHTEIDYITGFLMRRARIHGLPVTENIAIYHYIKRKEEEYERLSPYLPGSRQRRDRGSDHA
- a CDS encoding YajQ family cyclic di-GMP-binding protein, producing MPSFDIVSEVDMQEVRNAVENAQRELTNRWDFRNVNASFELNEKNESVKIASESDFQVNQLIDILREKFSKRGIDGSVLNIPENMVHSGKTYSVEATLQQGIDTPQAKKIVKLIKDSKLKVQAQIQGEQVRVTGKARDDLQNVIALVRGAELGQPFQFTNFRD